One genomic window of Quadrisphaera setariae includes the following:
- a CDS encoding sigma-70 family RNA polymerase sigma factor: protein MPLAADASAGRSSPAGARAAVRPDLEAVFRRDYALVAGVASRVLGSPAQADDVAQEVFLSFARSSPAGVPSEQARGWLCVAATHTALNLLRAGRRRTAREDSAAARDAALVGDAVADVADEVVVSEERRRVRTALSRLPRKQATALVLRHSGLSYAEVAAALHLSPTSVGTTVRRAESALREELTR, encoded by the coding sequence GTGCCGCTCGCCGCTGACGCCTCCGCCGGTCGGTCCTCTCCGGCCGGTGCGCGGGCAGCGGTGAGGCCCGACCTGGAGGCGGTCTTCCGCCGCGACTACGCGCTCGTCGCCGGGGTCGCCTCCCGCGTGCTGGGCTCACCGGCGCAGGCTGATGACGTCGCGCAGGAGGTCTTCCTCTCCTTCGCCCGGTCCTCGCCCGCTGGGGTGCCCTCCGAGCAGGCGCGCGGCTGGCTGTGCGTGGCCGCCACGCACACCGCCCTCAACCTGCTGCGCGCCGGCCGCCGGCGCACCGCCCGGGAGGACTCCGCGGCGGCTCGCGACGCCGCGCTCGTCGGCGACGCCGTCGCCGACGTCGCCGACGAGGTCGTCGTCTCCGAGGAGCGCCGCCGCGTCCGCACCGCGCTGTCGCGCCTGCCCCGCAAGCAGGCCACGGCCCTGGTCCTGCGCCACAGCGGCCTCTCCTACGCCGAGGTCGCGGCCGCCCTGCACCTGTCACCCACCAGCGTCGGCACCACCGTCCGACGCGCCGAGAGCGCACTGCGCGAGGAGCTGACCCGCTGA